The following are from one region of the Bacillus methanolicus MGA3 genome:
- a CDS encoding TetR/AcrR family transcriptional regulator: protein MYSKFFNISPDKQERILNAALKEFAQKGYEKASTNEIVKEAEISKGLLFHYFKNKKELFLFLYDYFVEIIMDEFYSKIDWNERDLFIRFRDLIVLEFELMKKYPDIFNFFMAAYHEESADVKIELEKRNKEILVSSYQKLFTDIDTSKFKQGIDINRAINIIIWTMEGFSNEQQKKGKFRTVDQINMEEILSEIDHYLNLLKTSFYV from the coding sequence ATGTATTCTAAATTTTTTAATATAAGCCCAGATAAGCAAGAACGCATTTTAAATGCAGCGTTAAAAGAATTTGCGCAAAAAGGTTATGAGAAAGCATCTACAAATGAGATCGTGAAAGAAGCGGAGATCTCAAAAGGATTGCTTTTTCACTATTTTAAGAATAAGAAGGAATTGTTTTTATTTTTGTATGACTATTTTGTCGAGATTATTATGGATGAGTTTTATTCGAAAATCGATTGGAATGAAAGAGATCTGTTTATAAGATTTCGGGATCTCATCGTTCTGGAATTTGAATTAATGAAAAAATATCCAGACATCTTCAATTTCTTTATGGCCGCCTATCATGAAGAATCTGCCGATGTAAAAATTGAGTTAGAGAAAAGGAATAAAGAAATACTTGTAAGCAGCTATCAAAAATTATTTACAGATATTGATACGTCAAAGTTTAAACAAGGAATTGATATTAACAGAGCCATCAATATTATTATTTGGACGATGGAAGGATTTTCAAATGAACAGCAGAAAAAAGGAAAGTTCCGTACCGTGGATCAAATCAATATGGAAGAAATACTATCGGAAATCGATCATTATCTAAATCTGCTTAAAACATCTTTTTATGTTTAG
- a CDS encoding ATP-binding cassette domain-containing protein: MNVIEIKNLTKTYGKARGITDISFNVEQGEIFGFIGPNGAGKSTTIRTLLSLIYPTSGSAKIFGKDCIQYTSEIKKDIGYLPSEVFYYDNMKVKDLLKYSASFYKKDCSKRIKELAEIMDLDLNKKIDDLSLGNKKKVGIVQALLHEPKLIILDEPTSGLDPLMQQRFFELLEEENKKGATILYSSHILSEVQRLCHRVAIIKEGKIIKVEKISALQENNYKKFKIETTTKVDKNYFQISGVKDLEVKDNIVSFLFKGNLNAILKKISGIEIANLWVDEPDLEEIFMHYYEKEV; this comes from the coding sequence ATGAATGTGATTGAAATCAAAAATTTAACGAAAACCTATGGAAAAGCAAGAGGAATTACGGATATTAGTTTTAACGTTGAACAGGGGGAGATTTTTGGGTTTATCGGACCAAATGGTGCGGGAAAATCGACGACAATAAGAACTTTATTGTCCCTCATTTATCCAACAAGCGGAAGTGCCAAGATTTTTGGGAAAGATTGTATACAATATACTTCTGAAATAAAAAAAGACATTGGCTATTTGCCATCAGAAGTGTTTTATTACGACAATATGAAAGTGAAAGACTTACTAAAATATTCAGCTAGCTTTTATAAAAAAGATTGCAGTAAGAGAATCAAAGAATTAGCGGAAATCATGGATTTGGATCTGAATAAAAAAATTGATGATTTATCTTTAGGGAACAAAAAGAAGGTTGGGATTGTTCAGGCGCTGCTTCATGAACCAAAGCTGATTATACTAGATGAACCTACCAGCGGGCTGGACCCGCTTATGCAGCAAAGGTTCTTTGAATTATTGGAGGAAGAGAATAAAAAAGGAGCAACCATTTTATATTCGTCTCATATTTTAAGCGAGGTTCAAAGATTATGTCATCGGGTTGCCATTATTAAAGAAGGAAAAATCATTAAGGTTGAAAAGATCAGTGCCTTACAAGAAAACAACTATAAAAAATTCAAAATTGAAACGACAACAAAGGTAGATAAGAACTACTTTCAAATTAGTGGCGTGAAGGATTTAGAAGTAAAAGATAACATTGTCAGCTTTTTATTTAAAGGAAATCTGAATGCCATTTTGAAAAAAATTTCAGGAATTGAGATTGCAAATCTTTGGGTTGATGAGCCGGACCTTGAAGAGATCTTTATGCATTACTATGAAAAGGAGGTCTAA
- a CDS encoding ABC transporter permease subunit — MNMYLHELKAYRKSTIIWTLSLVAVAVFFLSLFPSFAKDAEQFKKLLEGYPEAVRKAIGLNIDNIASILGFYSYAFLYITLCGAIQAMNLGVSIFSKEVREKTADFLLTKPVTRTSIMTSKLLAALTSLVMTNVVYLAAASIMASQVKTEDYSSKIFFMISITLFFIQLIFLALGMIMSVIVRKIKSVLAVSLSTVFTLFIIGMLSSTAEDETLRYLSPFKYFDNDYIIKNSAYETSFLIVGIGLIVASIAASYFIYAKKDIHAV; from the coding sequence ATGAATATGTATTTACATGAATTGAAGGCTTATCGGAAATCCACGATCATTTGGACCTTATCGTTAGTTGCAGTGGCTGTGTTTTTCTTATCCTTGTTTCCTTCTTTTGCAAAGGATGCGGAGCAATTCAAAAAACTGCTGGAAGGATATCCGGAGGCGGTAAGAAAAGCGATTGGACTTAATATAGACAATATTGCTTCTATTCTAGGATTCTATTCGTATGCGTTTTTATATATCACACTTTGCGGAGCCATTCAGGCAATGAATTTAGGCGTTTCTATTTTCTCCAAGGAAGTTCGGGAAAAAACAGCCGATTTTCTTTTAACGAAGCCTGTTACCCGCACAAGCATTATGACATCGAAGCTATTGGCAGCATTGACTTCATTAGTCATGACGAATGTCGTTTATTTAGCGGCTGCAAGCATAATGGCATCCCAAGTGAAGACAGAAGATTATAGCAGCAAAATATTCTTTATGATTTCGATTACATTGTTTTTCATTCAGCTTATTTTTCTTGCTTTAGGAATGATTATGTCAGTTATCGTTCGTAAGATTAAATCTGTGTTGGCCGTGTCTCTTAGTACTGTCTTTACTTTATTCATTATTGGAATGCTTAGTTCTACCGCTGAAGATGAAACGCTGCGGTATCTTTCTCCCTTTAAGTATTTTGACAATGACTATATCATCAAAAATTCGGCCTATGAAACTTCATTTTTGATTGTAGGAATAGGGCTTATTGTTGCTTCGATTGCTGCGAGCTATTTCATCTATGCCAAGAAGGATATCCATGCCGTTTAA